From a region of the Pseudanabaena sp. ABRG5-3 genome:
- a CDS encoding filamentous hemagglutinin N-terminal domain-containing protein, protein MKTLQRNWLRNAIATFVFANGSAVLMPQSTLAQVIPDATLPNPSVVVGNPTFTITGGTIANTNLFHSFSQFSLSTGTTASFNNANTIQNILVRITGNSISNIDGEIKSNGSANLFLINPNGIIFGQNASLKIGGSFLATTANGVRFLDGTEFRANANTQITSPLLLVSVPSGLQFSGLTNGAITAQGKGNGLDFPLEISRPNNPSLNVQSGRTLALVGGNVTLQGANLTADSGRIELGSVQGNGFVGITQTTNGWQLNYVNAPTLGNIRLEQAALADTSGNNGGGSIQVQGKQVTLNDGSVLLSSSLANGNGSEIFVRATELLAIRGESNVPFPSGIFTDTGLNSSGKGSNITIDTNRLEVTDGGQISASVIGAGNAGNIKINANDILLSRISNSKFYVSGIFSIVLDRNVKGKSGDITINTNSLQISNRAQLANVTFGIGNTGNTDITAKNIQIIGTPLSPTGILTTVERGATGNGGILKITADNLSILNGAQISVGTASRGNAGNLFVNAKEIDIAGQVTRGRSGLFANAIIGTGNGGNIVVTSDRLTVRDGGIISASNFPSAVSSTLAGKGLVGNITVNTPSILLDNGRINIDSAGGNRGNINLNSQLIVLRNGSLISTNALGNAIGGNIVINTNFLVAVPTENSDITANAANSFGGQIIITAKGVLGFQTSNFLTPLSDITATSALGSQFNGTVEIRSPDTDLSRGLVKLPANLTSDKQIVASCERFRGNEFIVTGRGGVPNDATQPLSSPSIWRDLRWSRATNQAPTATKMVNPPSAINSENPPAISNSIKPFPQIEAQAWESDRNGHLKLLASASTSSIPAWRLPVVCPTK, encoded by the coding sequence ATGAAAACTTTGCAACGAAATTGGCTAAGAAATGCGATCGCGACATTTGTCTTTGCTAATGGTTCTGCTGTTTTGATGCCTCAATCTACATTGGCTCAAGTTATCCCCGATGCGACATTACCAAATCCTTCCGTTGTAGTTGGCAACCCAACGTTCACAATTACAGGAGGAACAATAGCTAACACAAATCTATTCCATAGTTTTAGTCAATTCTCTTTATCTACTGGTACTACAGCCTCTTTTAACAATGCCAACACCATCCAAAATATTCTCGTTCGCATCACTGGAAATTCCATATCGAATATCGATGGTGAAATTAAGTCTAATGGCTCTGCTAACCTATTCTTGATTAATCCCAATGGAATTATTTTTGGACAAAATGCCAGTTTAAAGATTGGTGGCTCATTCTTAGCTACTACTGCTAATGGTGTGCGGTTTCTAGATGGTACTGAATTTAGAGCCAATGCGAATACGCAAATTACTTCGCCCTTACTGCTTGTCAGTGTGCCATCAGGGTTGCAATTCTCAGGGTTAACCAATGGCGCGATCACTGCACAGGGCAAAGGCAATGGCTTAGATTTTCCTTTAGAAATTTCTCGTCCGAACAATCCATCTTTAAATGTGCAGAGTGGTCGAACTTTGGCGCTTGTTGGTGGTAATGTAACACTGCAAGGCGCAAACTTAACTGCGGATAGTGGACGCATCGAACTTGGAAGTGTTCAGGGTAATGGGTTTGTCGGCATCACTCAAACTACTAATGGTTGGCAGTTAAATTACGTTAATGCTCCGACACTTGGTAATATTCGCCTAGAGCAAGCGGCTCTTGCGGATACAAGTGGGAATAACGGTGGGGGTAGTATTCAGGTACAGGGTAAACAAGTAACTCTAAATGATGGTTCAGTACTTCTCTCCTCTTCTTTAGCAAATGGTAATGGTAGCGAGATATTTGTCCGTGCGACCGAACTCCTAGCCATCAGGGGAGAATCTAATGTTCCTTTTCCTAGTGGGATCTTTACAGATACAGGACTGAATTCCTCAGGCAAGGGCAGTAATATTACAATTGATACAAATAGATTAGAAGTAACAGACGGAGGGCAAATTTCGGCTAGTGTTATAGGGGCAGGCAATGCAGGTAATATCAAAATCAATGCTAACGATATTCTCTTATCTAGAATATCTAATTCAAAGTTTTATGTGAGTGGTATCTTCTCTATAGTTCTGGATAGAAATGTGAAAGGTAAGAGTGGCGATATCACAATTAATACAAATAGTCTGCAAATTTCTAATCGCGCTCAATTGGCAAATGTGACTTTCGGGATTGGCAACACAGGTAACACTGATATCACTGCCAAAAATATCCAGATCATCGGCACACCACTCTCTCCAACAGGAATTTTAACCACCGTAGAGCGTGGTGCTACAGGTAATGGTGGAATCCTGAAGATTACAGCAGATAATCTGTCTATCTTGAATGGAGCGCAGATCTCAGTTGGTACTGCTAGTAGGGGCAATGCAGGAAATCTATTTGTCAATGCCAAGGAGATCGATATTGCGGGACAGGTGACTCGGGGGCGCAGTGGTTTATTTGCTAACGCTATTATTGGCACTGGCAATGGAGGCAATATTGTTGTTACTAGCGATCGCTTGACTGTGCGTGATGGGGGCATTATTAGTGCTAGCAACTTTCCTAGTGCGGTGAGTAGTACTTTGGCGGGTAAAGGTTTAGTGGGCAATATCACCGTTAATACCCCATCAATCCTGCTCGATAACGGACGCATCAATATTGATTCGGCAGGGGGAAATCGCGGCAATATTAATCTAAATTCGCAACTGATCGTCTTACGCAATGGCAGTCTCATTTCCACCAATGCCCTAGGCAATGCGATCGGCGGCAACATTGTAATCAATACTAATTTTCTGGTTGCCGTGCCCACGGAAAACAGCGACATCACAGCCAATGCAGCCAATAGCTTTGGAGGACAGATCATCATCACCGCCAAAGGAGTACTTGGTTTTCAAACAAGCAATTTCCTGACTCCCCTCAGTGATATCACAGCAACTTCAGCTTTAGGTTCTCAATTTAATGGCACGGTGGAAATTCGCTCACCTGATACCGATCTAAGTCGAGGATTGGTCAAGCTCCCTGCCAACTTAACTTCCGATAAGCAGATTGTGGCATCCTGTGAACGTTTTCGAGGTAATGAATTTATCGTCACTGGGCGGGGTGGCGTTCCTAACGATGCAACCCAACCCCTCTCTAGTCCATCGATTTGGCGAGATTTACGATGGTCAAGAGCAACGAATCAAGCCCCCACTGCCACAAAAATGGTCAACCCACCTTCAGCAATTAATTCAGAAAATCCGCCAGCCATATCCAATTCCATCAAACCCTTTCCCCAAATCGAGGCTCAGGCATGGGAAAGCGATCGCAATGGACATTTAAAGCTCCTAGCAAGTGCGTCAACATCATCGATTCCTGCATGGCGGCTTCCTGTAGTTTGTCCCACAAAATAA
- a CDS encoding CHASE2 domain-containing protein, giving the protein MHVLNKFVSAANRFKGSIFALAILIAMIIFAAQTTGIFALLECNLLDKFFQIRASEGVEPKVVMIVFDDNDIAQIGRWPFADDVVANLLTKVRNGKPKVIGLDIYRNLPVETGLQELKLVLQSTPNLIVAEKFVNPSVPPPSYINYENQVGFVDVVVDEDGIVRRGLLSMQKPNGDIIYSFAIKIALQYLQAENVFPQVSTGIDRAVTLGKAKILPYQSGYEFTDDGGYQTLMNYRCQTECFQKISMIDVLSGKYPSDLFENRIVLIGSTAESLRDFFLSPYGKIPGIYIHANLISQIVNGAINGRPFLQTSPKWLEGILVFLSSCIGVKGISSFLRLGNLGKTQFIVGIITFLSISVLGLLVISYIAFTLSLWLPIVPSVFSFLFSSVISIIYLSEQFRYASNIDELTQIANRRYFDRFLLKNFNTKKDLSVILCDIDHFKLYNDSYGHQAGDSCLKKVASAIGKSVRSGELAGRYGGEEFAVVLPDADFEAALSVAERIVSNVRALNIPHKSSKTCNIVTLSCGIATMTVEDGSSLDLLIRADRALYKAKELGRDRAVGYDQV; this is encoded by the coding sequence TTGCACGTATTAAATAAATTTGTCAGTGCTGCCAATAGATTTAAAGGCAGTATATTTGCCCTAGCGATACTAATCGCGATGATTATCTTTGCAGCACAGACAACGGGAATATTTGCATTACTGGAGTGTAATTTATTAGACAAGTTCTTTCAGATTCGTGCTTCTGAAGGAGTAGAGCCTAAAGTTGTGATGATTGTTTTTGATGACAATGACATAGCTCAAATTGGGAGATGGCCGTTTGCTGATGATGTAGTTGCCAATCTTCTTACAAAGGTACGCAATGGTAAACCTAAGGTAATAGGACTAGATATATATCGTAATTTGCCCGTAGAGACAGGGCTTCAAGAACTAAAACTTGTTTTGCAATCTACCCCAAATCTGATCGTTGCCGAAAAATTTGTCAATCCTAGTGTACCGCCGCCATCTTACATTAATTATGAGAATCAAGTTGGTTTTGTGGATGTTGTAGTTGACGAAGATGGAATAGTAAGACGGGGCTTACTATCTATGCAGAAACCTAATGGAGATATAATTTACAGCTTTGCAATCAAAATTGCATTGCAATATTTACAGGCTGAGAATGTATTTCCGCAGGTAAGCACAGGAATTGATCGCGCAGTTACCTTAGGAAAAGCAAAAATCTTGCCTTATCAGTCAGGTTATGAATTCACTGATGATGGTGGCTATCAAACTCTCATGAACTATCGTTGTCAGACAGAGTGCTTCCAAAAAATCTCAATGATTGATGTTTTATCTGGTAAATATCCTTCAGATTTATTTGAAAATCGCATTGTTTTGATTGGCTCTACTGCCGAAAGTCTTCGTGATTTCTTCCTTTCACCCTATGGCAAGATCCCAGGGATTTATATTCATGCCAATTTGATCTCCCAAATTGTAAATGGAGCAATTAATGGACGACCATTTTTACAAACTAGTCCTAAGTGGTTAGAAGGAATACTAGTATTTTTGAGTTCTTGTATTGGAGTTAAGGGGATTTCAAGCTTCTTGAGATTAGGGAATCTTGGTAAAACCCAATTTATTGTCGGGATTATCACCTTTCTTTCAATATCAGTTTTAGGATTATTAGTAATTAGTTATATAGCCTTTACTTTAAGTTTATGGCTACCAATAGTCCCTTCTGTATTCTCCTTTCTATTCAGTAGTGTTATTTCGATCATTTATCTGAGTGAACAGTTTCGCTATGCCTCAAATATCGATGAGCTGACTCAAATTGCTAACCGTCGTTATTTCGATCGCTTTCTCCTCAAAAACTTCAACACCAAAAAAGATCTGTCAGTAATTCTCTGTGATATCGATCATTTCAAGCTATATAACGATAGCTATGGGCATCAAGCTGGGGATTCTTGCTTAAAAAAGGTAGCTAGTGCGATCGGGAAATCTGTACGGAGTGGAGAGCTAGCTGGTAGATATGGTGGGGAAGAGTTTGCCGTCGTGCTTCCTGATGCTGACTTTGAGGCAGCCTTATCTGTTGCTGAAAGAATTGTCAGCAATGTCCGTGCGCTAAATATTCCCCATAAAAGCTCGAAAACCTGTAATATTGTGACCTTAAGCTGTGGAATTGCGACAATGACAGTTGAAGATGGTTCTAGCTTAGATTTACTGATTCGAGCCGATCGCGCACTCTATAAAGCTAAAGAACTAGGTCGCGATCGCGCTGTGGGATACGATCAAGTTTAG
- a CDS encoding Stp1/IreP family PP2C-type Ser/Thr phosphatase has product MKRLFAGATDTGCVRSANQDSYYIDPDGRFFVVADGMGGHAGGEVASKIAVDSIRECLDALWDVETTPQKLMQDAIDKANQAIINDQMANPVRSDMGTTVVLLLFRDEQPWFCHIGDSRLYRLRGAKLEQISDDHTWIARAIQTGVVNADDAKSHPWRHMLLQCLGREDLKSITAQDIEWQPGDRFLICSDGLTEELSDDRITHQLKNTRNCQQAAEALVEAAKLRGGRDNITVVIVSNELNPNS; this is encoded by the coding sequence ATGAAGCGTCTATTTGCGGGAGCAACCGATACGGGCTGTGTCAGATCAGCCAATCAAGATTCTTACTATATCGATCCTGATGGACGATTTTTTGTAGTTGCTGATGGTATGGGAGGACACGCAGGGGGTGAGGTAGCAAGTAAGATTGCTGTCGATTCCATCCGTGAATGTTTAGACGCACTTTGGGATGTCGAGACAACACCTCAAAAGCTGATGCAGGATGCGATTGACAAGGCAAACCAAGCCATTATTAATGATCAAATGGCTAATCCTGTGCGATCGGATATGGGAACAACCGTAGTCTTACTACTATTTCGTGATGAACAGCCTTGGTTTTGCCACATCGGGGATTCACGACTATATCGCTTGCGGGGAGCAAAATTAGAACAAATCAGTGATGACCATACATGGATTGCCCGCGCAATTCAAACGGGGGTAGTTAATGCCGACGATGCCAAAAGCCATCCTTGGCGACATATGCTCCTACAATGCTTGGGTCGTGAAGACTTAAAATCAATTACAGCACAAGATATCGAGTGGCAACCTGGCGATCGCTTCTTGATCTGTAGTGATGGATTAACTGAGGAACTAAGCGATGATCGCATCACTCACCAACTCAAGAATACTCGTAACTGCCAACAAGCTGCCGAAGCCCTAGTCGAAGCGGCAAAGTTGCGTGGTGGTCGAGACAATATCACTGTAGTAATTGTATCTAACGAATTAAATCCAAATAGTTAG
- a CDS encoding DUF928 domain-containing protein — protein MIHKIFLTFLAFSLVPFSVISIPNLDQSSLAQSTSTNISFKPPKQGTPKTTTGAATRDGQTCLNDPSQNKVTTQAILPATNYGLTLSSRPEFLISKAKMTAKRMLFSLKGEDGELVYQTFLPFPSETGIVAIKMPSDAPELVANKTYKWTMVVICGKFLRPDSPAIEGWIQRISKSPALEAKLHSSSPLEKVAVYGENGIWYDMVSDLNRLRRGTSPENQAISKAWEQLLKDQGIQSVEPIARIK, from the coding sequence ATGATTCACAAAATATTTTTAACTTTTCTAGCATTTTCTTTAGTGCCATTTTCAGTTATCTCAATTCCTAATTTAGATCAGAGTAGCTTAGCTCAAAGCACATCAACTAATATTAGTTTTAAGCCACCTAAGCAAGGAACACCGAAAACTACAACTGGAGCTGCTACTCGTGATGGACAGACCTGTTTAAATGACCCCTCGCAAAACAAGGTAACAACTCAGGCAATATTACCAGCAACTAACTACGGCTTGACGCTCTCTAGTCGTCCCGAATTCCTGATATCCAAGGCGAAAATGACAGCAAAGCGGATGTTGTTTAGCCTTAAAGGTGAAGATGGCGAGCTAGTTTATCAAACCTTTTTACCATTTCCATCGGAAACAGGAATTGTGGCTATCAAAATGCCCAGTGATGCACCCGAACTAGTTGCAAATAAAACATATAAGTGGACAATGGTAGTTATCTGTGGAAAATTTCTCAGACCAGATAGTCCTGCAATTGAAGGTTGGATTCAGCGCATTTCCAAATCACCAGCTCTTGAAGCTAAGTTGCATTCATCTTCTCCCCTAGAGAAAGTAGCTGTATATGGCGAAAACGGTATTTGGTATGACATGGTCAGTGATCTCAATAGATTACGTCGAGGAACATCTCCCGAGAACCAAGCAATATCTAAAGCTTGGGAACAATTGCTAAAAGATCAGGGGATTCAATCAGTTGAACCTATTGCACGTATTAAATAA
- a CDS encoding ABC1 kinase family protein, with product MSALSSEPNYRWSRDNYSELARTIDIWRTVLTFSWMIWLDGKKWSYIGGKTESKVKQRTRKRAIWLRESMLQLGPTFIKVGQLLSTRADILPTESVEELSKLQDKVPAFTAEKAKQIIEADLGKSVDQMFGYFDPVPLAAASLGQVHKAQLHTGEEIVVKVQRPGLLKLFAIDLGILKRIAEYFQNHPKYGRGRDWVGIYEECRKILYEEADYLNEGRNADTFRRNFRGDRRIMVPRVYWRYASRRVLTLEYMPGIKVSNYDALEAAGIDRKIIARIGAESYLEQLLNHGFFHADPHPGNLAVTGKGELIFYDFGMMGQIQTITRDKLLRTFFGIAKKDAEAVVNSLIELGALEVKGDIGPIRRSVQYMLDNFMGQPMDKQSVAAISDDLYDIAYDQPFRFPATFTFVMRALSTLEGLGKGLDPSFNFMEVAKPYATNLMENGSNKESGNLSTAFLGELGRQAAQVSNTAIALPRRIDDTLAKLERGDIRVRIKSQETDRLLRRLSNVGIGAIYALLGATCLLCATLLLVNGWFVPAIVATLFAVVFVLVLLRLLSRIDRPER from the coding sequence GTGTCAGCTTTATCTTCTGAACCCAATTATCGCTGGAGTCGTGACAACTACTCTGAACTCGCCCGCACCATAGACATCTGGCGCACTGTTCTCACCTTTTCTTGGATGATCTGGCTCGATGGCAAAAAATGGAGCTATATCGGGGGCAAAACTGAATCCAAAGTCAAACAACGCACCCGAAAACGGGCAATTTGGCTAAGGGAATCGATGCTACAACTGGGTCCCACATTTATTAAAGTTGGGCAATTGCTTTCCACCCGTGCCGATATTTTGCCAACGGAGTCCGTTGAGGAGCTATCTAAGTTACAGGACAAGGTTCCTGCATTTACTGCGGAAAAAGCGAAGCAAATTATCGAGGCAGATTTAGGCAAGTCCGTTGATCAAATGTTTGGTTACTTTGATCCTGTACCCCTTGCCGCAGCAAGCCTAGGACAGGTGCATAAGGCGCAACTACATACGGGCGAAGAAATCGTGGTTAAGGTACAACGTCCGGGGTTATTGAAATTATTTGCGATCGATTTAGGAATTCTCAAAAGAATTGCGGAATATTTCCAAAATCATCCTAAATATGGTCGGGGGCGAGACTGGGTTGGCATCTATGAAGAATGTCGCAAAATTCTCTACGAGGAAGCAGATTATCTCAATGAAGGTCGTAATGCTGATACCTTTCGTCGTAACTTTCGAGGCGATCGCCGCATTATGGTTCCTCGCGTTTATTGGCGCTATGCCTCTCGGCGAGTGCTAACTCTGGAATATATGCCGGGGATCAAGGTGAGTAACTACGATGCTCTCGAAGCCGCAGGGATTGATCGCAAAATCATTGCTCGCATCGGTGCAGAGTCATATCTCGAACAATTACTTAATCATGGCTTTTTCCATGCCGATCCCCACCCCGGCAATTTAGCCGTCACTGGCAAAGGTGAACTGATTTTCTATGATTTTGGAATGATGGGACAGATCCAAACCATCACCCGTGATAAATTACTACGCACTTTCTTTGGAATTGCTAAAAAAGATGCGGAGGCAGTGGTTAATTCCTTAATCGAATTAGGCGCTTTAGAAGTCAAAGGTGACATTGGACCAATTAGGCGATCGGTGCAGTATATGCTCGACAACTTCATGGGGCAACCTATGGATAAGCAATCAGTTGCAGCGATCAGTGATGATTTGTACGATATTGCCTATGACCAACCATTTCGATTTCCCGCCACCTTTACCTTTGTCATGCGGGCGCTCTCAACCCTTGAAGGTCTGGGCAAAGGACTTGATCCTAGTTTTAACTTTATGGAAGTCGCAAAACCCTACGCAACCAATCTTATGGAAAATGGCAGTAATAAGGAGTCAGGTAATTTATCTACCGCTTTTCTCGGTGAACTAGGTAGACAGGCCGCGCAGGTAAGTAATACCGCGATCGCCTTACCACGCAGAATTGATGACACCCTCGCCAAACTCGAACGTGGTGATATTCGGGTCAGAATCAAATCCCAAGAAACTGATCGCCTATTACGTCGCCTCAGTAATGTGGGCATCGGCGCAATCTATGCTCTGCTAGGAGCAACTTGCCTATTATGCGCCACCCTTTTATTAGTTAATGGCTGGTTTGTTCCTGCGATCGTGGCAACACTGTTTGCCGTAGTTTTTGTATTAGTTTTATTACGATTGTTATCGCGAATTGATCGTCCTGAACGATGA
- a CDS encoding CHAT domain-containing protein has protein sequence MKRTIANSQRLWQIMRKQNKLSLGLLIAIAVCLVIALGQPVIATNPHRQDENPLTKVGASPLAQSADSFMEQGSRLYDTGQLVQAVATWKQALQIYRDRQRAVPSPQNQLDEALCLSYLSMAYQDLGEWQEAEIAIAQGSDLISQQPSTSKERIEIAARISNAKGSLQLAKGQSQAALESWKIAVEQYTQLGDEIGQLGSLTNQAQVLQALGLFRQASEQLEAIELRLQNQPDSILKAVVLRSLGTTLQTLGDLAKSQKILERSFVISQKLNNPSESSSTLLSLGNNFRLIKDNESALKHYEQAANLASNNILRMEAQAVQLSLLIESDLLPESQTLWQQIEPQLVNLKPSRRSIYLRVNLADSLIKLQKIDSRPTQFISSSKIAESLAMAIRQAQALQDRRAESFAIGELGILYEQNRQLSEANKLAQKALVLAQESNADDLIYRWQWLLGRVFKQQGEYDRAIASYVQAVQNIQSLRRELIATAPEVQFAFRDRIEPIYRELVALLLRGEQPTQENLKQARQTLESLQVVELENYFRAACLNVTPQQIDAIDTSSAVIYSAVLSDRLAIIVSFPNAPLRYHSIAVSQADLETTANEYLQSLNPAFSDRERFKVSQKLYDWIIRPVEPILVEKQIKNLVFVLDSALRNLPMAALHDGKQYAIEKYRMALTPGLQLLGAKPLDRNQLSVWLGGLTESRQGFSGLEGVKIEAAQIALKIPTKTELDINFTKSNIQKGLTKQDTSIVHLATHGQFSSNPDSTFILAWDERLTVPDFYNFLRDRTNSRSHPLELLVLSACKTAEGDANATLGLAGIALRSGARSTIGSLWAVNDLSTSKLMSNFYDILLKKGDISRAEALQQAQISILKDSQYQHPYYWAAFVLIGSWL, from the coding sequence ATGAAACGGACGATCGCTAATTCTCAACGGCTCTGGCAGATCATGCGGAAACAAAATAAGCTGAGTTTAGGCTTGCTCATAGCGATCGCAGTTTGCTTAGTAATTGCGCTCGGACAGCCTGTGATCGCCACAAATCCCCATCGCCAAGATGAGAATCCTCTCACTAAAGTCGGAGCTAGTCCCCTAGCCCAGTCTGCTGATAGTTTCATGGAGCAGGGTAGTCGCCTCTACGATACAGGTCAACTTGTTCAAGCAGTCGCTACATGGAAACAGGCTTTACAAATCTATCGCGATCGCCAACGTGCTGTTCCTAGTCCACAAAATCAGCTAGATGAAGCTCTATGTCTTAGTTATCTCTCAATGGCTTATCAAGATTTAGGAGAATGGCAAGAAGCCGAAATAGCGATCGCCCAAGGTTCAGATTTAATCAGCCAGCAGCCATCCACAAGTAAAGAAAGGATCGAGATCGCCGCAAGGATTAGCAATGCCAAAGGTAGCTTACAGCTTGCCAAGGGACAGTCCCAAGCTGCACTCGAAAGCTGGAAAATTGCTGTAGAGCAATATACGCAACTTGGAGATGAAATTGGTCAATTAGGCAGTCTCACCAATCAAGCTCAGGTCTTGCAAGCATTAGGTCTATTTCGTCAGGCAAGTGAACAATTAGAGGCGATCGAACTGCGCTTGCAAAATCAACCTGATTCCATTCTTAAAGCAGTTGTATTGCGGAGTTTAGGCACGACTTTACAAACCCTTGGCGATCTAGCAAAGTCCCAAAAGATTTTGGAACGGAGTTTCGTCATTTCTCAAAAACTCAACAATCCGTCAGAGAGTAGTTCTACACTTCTGAGCTTAGGCAATAATTTTCGACTTATCAAAGATAATGAATCTGCATTAAAACATTATGAGCAAGCAGCAAACCTTGCTTCTAATAACATTTTGCGAATGGAAGCTCAAGCAGTCCAGTTAAGTCTGCTCATCGAAAGCGATCTCCTTCCTGAATCACAGACCCTTTGGCAACAGATTGAACCGCAGTTAGTCAATCTCAAACCCAGTCGCCGCAGCATTTATTTACGGGTCAATCTCGCCGATAGTTTGATTAAGTTACAGAAAATCGACAGTCGCCCCACGCAATTTATTAGTTCATCCAAGATTGCTGAGTCTTTAGCTATGGCAATCCGACAAGCCCAAGCACTGCAAGATCGCCGTGCTGAGTCCTTTGCCATCGGTGAACTAGGCATACTTTATGAGCAGAATCGCCAATTATCCGAGGCAAATAAGCTTGCTCAAAAAGCACTGGTACTTGCCCAAGAATCAAATGCAGACGATCTCATTTATCGCTGGCAATGGCTTTTAGGAAGAGTTTTCAAGCAACAAGGTGAATACGATCGCGCGATCGCATCCTATGTCCAAGCCGTGCAAAATATCCAGAGCCTACGCCGAGAACTGATTGCCACTGCTCCAGAAGTCCAGTTTGCCTTTCGCGATCGCATCGAGCCAATCTATCGCGAACTTGTAGCATTACTATTACGTGGCGAACAACCAACTCAAGAGAATCTCAAACAAGCACGTCAAACCCTAGAATCATTGCAAGTCGTAGAACTGGAAAACTACTTTCGCGCCGCCTGTCTAAATGTTACGCCCCAGCAGATTGATGCTATTGATACTAGTTCCGCAGTAATATATTCCGCTGTTTTGAGCGATCGCTTAGCAATTATTGTCTCCTTCCCTAATGCGCCATTACGGTATCACTCCATAGCCGTATCGCAAGCAGATTTAGAAACCACAGCCAATGAATACCTGCAATCCCTTAATCCCGCCTTTTCTGATCGCGAACGCTTCAAGGTTTCTCAAAAACTCTACGATTGGATAATTCGTCCTGTCGAACCAATCCTAGTAGAGAAGCAAATCAAGAACCTTGTCTTCGTCCTCGATAGCGCTCTGCGAAATCTGCCGATGGCAGCCCTCCATGACGGTAAGCAATATGCGATCGAGAAATACCGTATGGCACTAACTCCGGGATTGCAATTGTTGGGCGCAAAGCCTTTAGATCGCAATCAACTAAGTGTCTGGTTAGGAGGCTTAACGGAAAGTCGTCAAGGTTTTAGCGGGCTCGAAGGGGTCAAGATCGAAGCGGCTCAGATTGCGCTCAAAATCCCCACCAAGACAGAGCTAGATATTAATTTTACCAAGTCTAATATCCAAAAAGGGCTAACTAAGCAAGATACCTCCATCGTGCATTTAGCGACCCACGGTCAGTTTAGCTCTAACCCCGATTCAACCTTTATCTTGGCTTGGGACGAGCGCCTGACCGTCCCTGATTTCTATAACTTTTTGCGCGATCGCACCAACAGCCGTAGCCATCCCCTCGAACTGCTTGTCCTCAGTGCCTGTAAAACCGCCGAGGGTGATGCCAATGCTACCTTAGGACTAGCAGGCATAGCTTTGCGATCAGGTGCACGTAGCACTATTGGCAGTCTATGGGCTGTGAATGATCTTTCCACCAGCAAACTAATGTCAAACTTTTATGACATTCTCCTCAAGAAAGGTGATATATCCAGAGCCGAGGCACTACAACAAGCACAAATCTCCATACTCAAAGATAGTCAATATCAACATCCCTATTATTGGGCTGCTTTCGTATTAATTGGTAGCTGGCTATAA